Sequence from the Erythrolamprus reginae isolate rEryReg1 chromosome Z, rEryReg1.hap1, whole genome shotgun sequence genome:
agcagcgcgtgttttaaaacgtggcagccggcctggggggctcggggggaagcccccgagccccccaggccggctgcaaccttttaaaacacgcgcgccgcttcgcagctctctgctgaatccagaacgctaacttccgcgttcggattcagcagacagctgcgaagcggcgcgcgttttaaaatgtggcagccggcctggggggctcggggggaagcccccgagccccccaggccggctgcaaccttttaaaacacgcgtgccgcttcgcagctctctgctgaatctggaacgctaacttccgcgttcggattcagcagacagctgcgaagcagcgcgcgttttaaaaggttgcagccggcctggggggcttgggggcttccccccgagccccccaggccggctgccacgttttaaaacacgcgtgctgcttcgcagctgtctgctgaatccgaacgcggaagttagcgttccggattcagcagagagctgcgaagcagcgcgcgtgttttaaaacgtcacagccggcctggggggctcgggggcttccccccgagccccccaggccggctgccacgttttaaaacacgcgcgctgcttcgcagctgtctctgaacgctaacttccacgttcggcggcagcgggtttttttgttgttgcacggattaattgagtttacattgtttcctatgggaaacaatgtttcgtcatacgagcgttccgacttacgagcctccttccggaaccaattagtctcgtaagtcggggttctactgtatttatttatttgtttgttttgtcaaacaattatagagtggtaatttgtacaaataaaacattagataagtaatgataaaaagtaacaaaagaagacaataggacagggacggtaggcacagtgatgtgcttatgcatgccccttacagacctcttagaaagtgggagaggtcaattgtagatagtctaaggataaaggttttgggattaggaatagaaaccacagaatcaggtagtgcattccaggcattgattactctgttacttaagttgtattttttgcagtcaagtttggagcagtttacatttagtttaaattgatttcatgctcgtatgttgttgtggttgaaggcgAAGTaattgttaacaggtaggacattttggtatatgattttatgaactataattaagtcggaacagagacgatggagttgtaagttgtctaaaccaagaatttcaagtctggcggagtaaagtattttgttgtgaggagtgaaggactcttcttgtgaaatatttctggactctctcaattgtgttgatatcagatatgcaatgtgggttccatacaggtgagctgtattgtagtattggtctgacaaatgttttgtaagctcttgttagcagttcaaaattaccagagaagaagctgcaaaggattagattaacaactcttaaagtctttttggcaatgttgttgcagtgggctctaggacttaggtcattgatatgagtactccaaggtctttgacagattgacgGTTATCAATaacttcaattcctccaagtttatatttagtattctgattctttttaccaatgtgtaagacagagcatttagtggtggagatttgaagttgccaggttttagaccattctgctatatggTCTAAAACCTGCTATTATTATATCATTCTGCTataagggtagcagtattgttgggggtattaaatagtttgacatcatctgcaaagagaactcaattgctagtgatgcaatcgcaaagatcgtttatgtatagtatgaatagtgttggtcctaaaacactaccttgagggacaccactgttaacagaagtaggaagagaagtggcacttcctattttgaccacttgttgtctgttagataggaatgctgttaaccaattgtgtagtagtccagagatgccgcaggatttgagtttcagaagaagtttgtcgtggacaactgagtcaaaggctttgcaaaagttgatatagatcgcatcaattggattatcttggtcaagttgagtggtccaaatgtttttacagtgtaagagttgtagattacaggataatttttttctgaaaccaaattgtttattgggaagtaggttattagcttcaaggtagagtgtaatggattggtttatgattgattccataactttgcatctGACACAACACAAAGATATAGGTCTGTgattttcaacgttgcttggatctccttttttgaagatagggatgactgtggcaagtgaccatagtgtgggtagggagctagtactgaaagatttattaaaaattatgctcagaggttcagccaaggtagAGGAGagattttttaagaagtatgcacatagtccatctggtccaatagataaagatggttttaggttgtgtaatgcctttctaatgTTATATTCTGTAAAATTaatttgtgtaagatcattgagTTTATTTGTGATGCggttaggaaatgttgggcatgagccattgttgttaacaaagactggtctgaagaaggtgttaaagaggttggctttgtctGATTCATCATTATTGTTTGatcctttaaggcagtgtttttcaaccagtgtgccgtgggacatggtcaggtgtgccgcgaagctcagagaaagaaagcaagagagagagaaagaaaaagagaaagagcgagggagaaagagaacgagagaaagcaagcaagagagaaagagaacaagagaaagcaagcaagagagagagaaagagagggagggaaggagagagagagagagaaagagagcaaaaaagaggaaggaaggaagagaaagaaagagggatggagagagagaaagagggagagagaaatagagcgaaagggaggaagagagataatttttttgtccaaactttttttagcctcccccaccccactcaatgtgccccacggtttcgtaaatgtaaaaaatgtgctgtggctcaaaaaaggttgaaaatcactgctttaaggggtgggatgggtctagtgtctttgagtttattgttaacaaagttgtagaaggcacgagtaGACTTTGTCCGtaggttttcttcttggatgttgtgataattggtacattcagtctttatttggtgacacaaattttattgacatggtgattaggtCATTAATTTTAAGTAAACATGAAGGGCAGAAATGTAGAAATGAGGAAGATTTTTGTAGGAAGTTGGTGACATTTTTACTAATTTCCAGGCAGGTATTGTGGATGTTTTGGCATTTGACATTTGGCATTTAGTGCATTCTTCTTTATGTATGGTGTATTTGATGCATTTGTAGCATAAATCATCATTGTTGGTGAAATCATCAtccatttggggaggggggttgtggcattttttgattttttgtttggcattcttgtaaataaaatagTGTTTGCCAGTAGGTAGTGTTGAAGTAGAATGCTGTTAGAATGCTTTTAGACAGTAGGTATTAAGCATTGTTTCTTTGTTCAGGTCAGTGAGGTTAAGTATCCTGGGGCTTACTGATGGGTCTATTGTGTTTCTGAAGGTAGGAGCAATCAGGGATGATTAGGCTGGGTTATTGGAGTTTATGGCAGTCTCTGAAGACTGAGATGATTCTTCTGAGCTCCAGTGCTCCTCACAgccacttgatttatttatttaattatttggttatttggtccCTTTCACCTATGGGATCATGTGGTCTCTTGAATAGTGATgggcggtgtttggtatgccgaacatgaacccggatttttttcaaactttgggcaaagttcagggtcgtgtttggcgttcggagctttgacgtcaccggcaggttactaaggacgccaaggtgatcacttcctggattccatggaatccaggaagtgatccccttggtgtccttagcaacctgccggtgacgtcaaagctccgcccccggaatctctttgtgggagggattccccattcaggttcgagtttgggttcggttcgggttcagccgaattttacgtaaagttcgtccaaacttgccgaacccaaacactgttgggttcgcccatcactactcttgAAGCCACGAGGTTAAAGTTTCTTTAATGGTGGATACAACTTTCAACAGAAGCTAGATTTGCAGGATGGGTTTTCAGGAGTCAGAGCTTTGAGGAGAGATCTCTGGGCATCTGGAGTTTAGAGGTGGAATCCTCCTGAAGATTACCTGATGGCTCTATAAAGGTGAGGGGGGAGGAAACAGCTGGGCGGAAGGGGCTCAGGCAGGCAGcttaaagagagaggggggaatccCAAGctaacagaggctctgggggaggAAATCAGCTGGGCATCTATCTCacgaaggttttttttaaggctCCATGGCAGGGGGAGGAATCAGCTGGGCAAAAGGGGCTCAGGTTGGTAGTGTTGCCTTTGGGGAGTACCGGGAGAAATCCCAGGTTGGTGGAGGCTATTTCCTGGTTGTCGGTGGTTGCTGGGAGGcatcagctgggcgtcggggagAAGATCAAAGCTAGTGactccttgcttcctttctcagCTAGTGACTTCCTTTTGCAGCGCAAAAATCCACTCCCTCCCCACGGTAGTTTTGGCTGGCTTAATTAACTCGAACGCTCTCTCCCGCCCCGCACGATCTCTTCTATAGTCCCTGCTTACCTTCTGTCCAGGATAGCTGAACTTTGAGCCCGTGCATGCTTGCGAGGATCTGAAGGTTTTTGTTTTTGATCTCTTCTTAGCTGAGCTTTGCAGAGGCTTTTTGCTAAAAGTGCTTAAGAGTAGGAGTCCATGGGTGCTCCTTCAgtagttatttattaattttcgttatttatgtacttttaaaaagtcttttccCAACTTTGTTTGCTGAGATCTTTTGTGACGGGACTAGACATCTGCTTCCGTCGCCATCTTGCATCCATCTTGAttggggtgcatcttatacattgaatgttgCCAAGGCCGGATGGGAGGCAGTGGTGGTGGTGTCTCTGGTGGCTTCTCTTCAAGGAGAAGCAGCACTGGGAATGTCATGTCCAAGCCCCAGGCCACCATCGCCACCAAATCTGAGGAGATTGGTGAACAGGCCCTGAAGGGGTAGAGCTGTTGTCTGCACCAGCGCCATGTTGTTGGGCTTGGCTTGGGTGAGCAGCCGTGGCGGGCAGGTGCTGTCTGTCTCAGAGCAAAACTGCCTCAGCCGGCCCTGATCATCCAATGGGAGGGGCTTTGGCTCCATAGGCCCCTACCCCAATCTCCTGCCTTTGGAGGGACCTTTGGGAGAGCATGGCGGTCAATGACGGGCGCTCAGACAGAAGCTGCTTCAGCTGGGGATAGGTGTCCCCTGCTCGGCTGAGGCAGGGGTGGCAGGTCCAAGGGCTCTCCCTCCCTAAGATCCCCCAAATGCAGGAGAAGGCCACCCTCTTGCAAGCTTTACCCCTCGCCCCTCACCTGCCATTGCCTTCCTGCCTGAGCGACCTTCGCTTGTTTTCTATTGGTGACTTTCAAACCGTCAAGAAACCTCTTTAGCCTAGGCCACTCGCTGTgcagtccaaataataaattccTCAATCCAATCCCTTTGATTTCCCATTTCCAAGTTTCCAGTATTTATTCTGTTTAAACCCTCCCCCcttccagattttatttattgatcCTAATATTTAACCCAAACGGCCCAGGGGACCCTCTGACCCACCCCCATTTTTAcaatccttccctcctccccatgGACAATCGACCAGCACCGGCGAACATCCCAAATGTTCCACAGCAATCCTCTCCTGAATCTGTCTGCTTTTTTCCTGCAACCTGCCATTGCTTGCTGCATTTTCTAAACCTGCTAAAAAAAACTCAGCAGACCCAGTTTCTCAGGGAGGGAATGGCTGATTCCTCGCTGTACTCACTGCAAACTCTTCAACAGGTTCCCCGAATCTGCAGGCAGAAATACTTGCATAATTCGTGTCTGCAGCCGAGAGCTTCTTAGTTCCACCACAAGAGTTTTGCCTGCATTTATCTGTAATTACATTAAACAATGAAGGGGACACCGAACGCTTTCGCTAGTTTCTTCTTCAcccatgcacatgcacacttcCCTTCCACCGTATACGGTATTTCATTCAGCAGCAACCTTCCGTTCCGTAGTGCTACAAAAGAGTTCACCATGGAAATTTGTTCCATTTAGCTTCAGGGTTTTGTCTCAATCTACAAGCTTCACACACACTGTTTCTGTGAAGACCCCTgaattaggggttaggagtgcaagtgtcttcaaacctggcaaggcttgtggagttcaactcccatttctaaggtagcatgactggtggaggaattctgggagttgaagtccacaaatctagaagatgtcaagtttgaaatttgtaaaaaagtGTACagggtttttaaaagtatatatggttttaaaaattactctgctacactagtattttattaaacaatattaaactacaccatttggttcagaatactttttttcttgttttcctcctctaaaatctaggtgcgtcttatatacctgTGTGTCTTATATGCTGAAAATTATGGTATATtgtaaggaaaaaagagagagggaaagaaaatcaaAGACAGTTTTCTAGAAAGAGATATAgtatgtatttataatatttatgtgtttattagatttctatgctgccctgagtcacctctaataaataaatgaattaataaatgaattaatgtaATAGAGAGCTACAGAAACCACTAAAATTATCTCCTAGTTTTCATGAACTTctgcttgttttcttttcttcctttttccaatAGTGGAGGAGTAAAATTTTTCAATTAGTATAAGCTTCTCTTGTGAATTTCTTCAAATTCCTCAAATTCAGAACTAAAAGGAACACTTTTCACTGACCATTTTGTGTCTGTAGTAATTGTTTCTGTTCTATTAACATTCATTTTGTAACAGATTATTCTTCTGAACCCAGAAAATTGAGACACATCACAAGCCTCCATTTAGCCAAAGGCACTTCAGTCGCATATGTCCAATGTATTTTCAAACCAATATGAATAGTGCTATTAGAAAAACAATCTCAAAAATGAGACCCAGTTGGATTGTTCTTTCCTGAGCTGAAATGATACAATAAGGAACAAAATTAGTTCTTCAAAGAAAGTGCAAGAAAGCCAAGTGGTTTTATTACCATGACATTGAATACTTAGAATTTCATTTATAATAAATTCAAAACTAAATGGGAACATTTCTACAACTAAAGTGATATgccgtttttattttaaaatacaggTGGTACTGCTTTTGGCCTCAGTTATGATTAATgttactgaatttcattttgtgacCACCATTTTCACAAATAGCAATGAGCAAATTGCACATGAAGACTAAATTGGTATTATATTTGAGGTTTATTGGTTCATCTTTTTTCTTAAACATCCTGATATGTTAGATATGCTTCTCATACATGAAAAacgtttttttttctctcctggaACACAAGTGCATGTGAAAAACACAAAAATAGTCAAGTAATTTTTAAATTGAGCCAGAACTTCTAGTTCGTGAGACATATTCAAAAAACCAGATGGGGTCTGGATATGTAGGCTGTGGAACTTCTAGGTATCTAATAAAATTTGTCTTCCAACGTTGCTTTAAATTAACGAAGTGCAGTCTAAGGTATCAGAAGAACTCTTTGAGCTAGAAAAGGAGATAATCAAGATAATAATGCTGCACTTCAGAGGATTTACTACTGATTGATAACAGTTCAACTATTATAAGTCAGCAAGTTAAAAACCATGTGCCAGAATTTTAAATCTGAGCTTTTATTCCTtccttattgatttgatttgaaaataaaaccatataatcattatgtattgtttcatCCCTTATCTCACATTAGATAGATTTACCACAGGACAAACCTATAAAGCTATTTTTGTAATTAGCAAAAAATTACTCATTTGGTGATAATATTTTAAGAAAGGAAATAGGAAGTTTAAATGCATTATATTTGCTCTTTCCATGCTTATTTCTGATTCTTAGAAGTGAATATTCAGATATGGGGAATCCAATCAGTTCCTTCATGTTTAATTCTGCATGGATTCAGAATTATTTGAAATCttcagaagaaagagaaaaatataaattagcAGGATTTCTTCCCCATGGAACTGATTGGATTCCCCACAACTGAATATTCACTTCTAAGAATCAGAAATAAGCATGGGAATAGCAAATATAATGCATTTAAACTTCCTATTTCCTTTCTTAAAATATTATCACCAAATGAGTAATTTTTTGCTAATTACAAAaattacaatacaaaacaatacaaaattattaaaagtGTGATGCAATTTATAACTGTATTAAGAATTTTAAAACTCCACAGAATCAGATCAAAAGCTCCGCTGATCTTGATTCTGTGTTTCATAATAAGCAAATGTCTATGGGGAAAATATGGATTCCTACATTTGTTGATCAGAATCACAATGCCTTCTTGCCAGATATATCATTTAAATGAAATACTTTATGAAGATTAGTTGTAATAATATATtcacttctatttttttaatgtaacaaTACAATATTTATAAGTATAAATTTGTTCAGGTTTTCAACTTTTTaacaaaataatcaaaataatatgattttaataagatatacattatatataataatattataccaGGTAAGTTTACATGCATTACATCCTACTTTTATGCTATCCATAAAACCATATTATTTGGTTCTACACTGCATTTATAAGAAATAAATTACAGTGTGAATCTAGGTTTATTGGGTCTTTGAGATAAgatgaatactgtatttttcagactataggatgcacctaaatttacaggaggaaaacaagaaaaaaatagttttggcTTCCAGGCATCGCATTTTCACCCTCTCTGGCCCACAGAAGTACTCTGCAGTGCTATGCACAGCCTATTTTCATTAAAAATGGGCCTCTTTTGGGGCTCCCAAGCCTTCCGAGTATTGCATTTTCACTCTCCcaggcccccagaagcactctgcctGGCCTGATTTTGCCAGAGCTGTGGCAGTTTTCACCAAGAAATGTCtatttttggccagcagagtgcttctggggaccAGGGAGGGCAAAACTATGACATGCAGAGGGCTTGGGAGCACAAAAACAGGTCCATTTTTTATGAAAATGGGACGTGCGGAGCAAAGCAAAGTACTTCTAGGGGCAGGGGAAAATATGGTTCAAAAAGCCAAAACTGCCCGCTATTGGTCTGTAAGACACATctaaattttcacccactttgggggggggggcatcttatactctgaaaaatacagtaatttgatTCAGTTCCCTGCCTCAATGTCTTCCTTTTAATTCAAGGAATCCCTTACTGGATAGGAAATTTCTGAAGACGTATTTTTAAAACCACATATAAATCCCACTCTGAAGACATATTGCAAAGGTAAAAGTTGGTGACCCATACCccatcttattttttaaataaaacagctATGGTAATAGATAGAATCGGGTGGTATATTAATAACATCCAATTGAAATACTTGGTTCCTAAAATAGTGGATATTTTTATGAATATCAGATCATTGGTAATATTTAAGATATTTTGAACTCATTTCTTCTGTATGTGCAAATATGTGTGGAAATTCAAAACATCTAACATATAAATTGCATTTCAATATGCAGAATCTTAAAGCACATTAGACATTTTTAAAAGGCTATGGAAAGAAAATTGTCTTAAAATTACCAGCTTAAAAATACAGAAAGAGACAAAATATAACAATTCCTTTGACACTTGAATACATTTCAAGTTGACCAATTTCCTCTCATTCCCTTTGCAGCTTTGCAAAAGAAAATTATATTCTTTAAAGAGATCATTATGTAGATTTTCAGTCCAGGCTGCAAACATTCTTGTTTACTAATTTGTAGAAGAGCCAGCATAATTGTGACAATTCTCTGATCATTCATTATTTGCAGTGTTTCACTTTATTTTGCTGCAGATGTATTTGTATGCTATATATCTTTGGCAAGGACAATCTATTTAAATCTCAAAGTTCATGTTTAAATATccttaattttcatattttattccaaaagAGTCCCTATCATAAATATGATTGTTCAGTACACATGTGCATACATTTCAAATCTATAGTCCACATatatcatcttttttaaaaagttgaacaGCTGAGATTCATTCTTAAAAGCCACAAATTTCCATTGTACATAGCACATTCAGAtagttttctatttctattattacaGAGTTATGGCCCTGAGCCACAATTTTTATCAGAACAACCTTTATACTGCTGGAGAAGTAATGTTTATAATGCGGGAGAAGTAATGTGTTATAATGTGTAGCTACAGAAGAATGTGGATTCTGCTTGCCAAAATTGTCTTTATATGTATGTGTCTATTGTATTTTTCGATCTGTATATgtctacacatacacacacatgcacaccacacacatacacacatgaacatgtaaatatacagtacatataatgTTTCTATTTCACTCTCAATAAAAGAAAGAACAACACGGTGATGACTGCTGAGTTATACCAAAATATCACTTCTTTTGCTACACCACACCACTATACCAACCATGGCAACTGTCAGAAAAATTGGAATGAAAATCAAAGGAACCAGAATTTTATCTGGAGGATCTTCCCAATGCACTTTATCTGAGGTACAGTTTGTAAAGAATTGTCTATGTATTCCAGTGATGAAGCCTTCAGCCAGTGGGTTAGGCCAAAAGCACTTTGCTGTTGAAACCTTGTGTTCTGTACATAGAATAAAGTTGTTGTaatacctgaaaaagaaataatatgaaaataagaataagaaattaagaaatgagAAATAAGAAAAATTCTCCAAATGCtgctaataatttttttatttccttctaatTTAATGTACACCTAGTTCAATAAGTTGTAACATCAAAAGATTTTGCTTCTAAAGTATAAGTTGCAGTAGCTTTTTAGAGGTAGTTCTTGATAAATGATAAAAGATGCAGTACTTTTTATTAGTAATCCTTGAATAATTACTCTAATAGAAACTGCTAAGCAAAGCAATCACTAAGTTGGAAGTCAAACTGCAAGTGTGCTCTCTATCTGGAAAAAGATAAGAGAAAAGTGAAatggaccaattttaaagatccTCCCCAACTTActatctcagattttgatgaaatttggcacatggtttctttatgatataaaactatgctgtgcaaaattttagttcaaaagactaaaaattgagaGTTCTAGGGGACCtcaaataaagtttgcaaaatgctgagttggcaaaaatgacattttgagccaacttctagaagctgtaaacacggcagtttcagtagtatgttggagatgtttggagaacctgcacaacttgtaaggctttataaactggtaaAACCCCACATActtagtcctcttactttttccatggttcaggctcaaagtATGCCAAAAAATtcctgaaaaatgaatttacagcaatcttcaggctgctgtagtttccaaactacttggcctttcaggttgatttttggcaggtgtactaagtacacagctgcaatgaggacttccaatttgcagcactttccttcaagttgttgaaataatataagagttcaaagttggtacttAACAGGGTTTTGCCAAATTTTGACTATTTTcgatgccctgtttgatcctgtgggacagcttcaatcctctttaatttagcaccattagaaagagcataggccttacaaggtgtgcaggttctccaaatatctccaacatactactgaaactgccacatttacagcttctagaagttggcccaaaatgtcatttttgcagactcagcattttgcaaactttatttgaggtctcctagaactcccaatttttagtcttttgaagtaaaattttgcacagcatagtttta
This genomic interval carries:
- the RAMP3 gene encoding receptor activity-modifying protein 3 isoform X1, whose amino-acid sequence is MEGRALHLAQLFLFAIWDNSPITIGLADAQQQIICNESSMLQNLPVCGKSFEEMMHKVDSTKWCNLREFILYYNNFILCTEHKVSTAKCFWPNPLAEGFITGIHRQFFTNCTSDKVHWEDPPDKILVPLIFIPIFLTVAMVGIVVWCSKRSDILV